Genomic DNA from Salvia miltiorrhiza cultivar Shanhuang (shh) chromosome 1, IMPLAD_Smil_shh, whole genome shotgun sequence:
aatcttgaagattataagcgatctgtgggtaCAATTCGGTTACAATCTGCTTGGCGTAGAGATTGCCTGAGAAAGCTCCCAACACTGCATCTCTCGAATTTGTAATCCTCTTGTCACAAATTACAATATCAATTGGTGTATCTGTCCCTGGTGAAAGTGAGGACTTGATCACCAACtggattgctccaatatgaatccatttcatcgccTTAGCGGCTTCTAGCTTCATTTTTGAGAGATCCCTCGGCACATCTTCGGCTGGAATTAATTGGATCTCTACTTGGTTGTTCGTCATTTCTATTGGAAGCGCCAATTTCCGACTCGTTGTGCCGAagaagacatgatgcttccttttgaatggactcaagcttTGTAGAACTTGATCCAATCTTCCTCTTGAAAACCCTTGGAACGTTTTTATATCCATGATTTTGTTCTTGATTTTATCCACGAGTTTTTCCACTACCTTGTGCTGCGGGATCAAAGAATGGCTGGTATATCCATCCTGATCATCCTTTTGGAAGTGGATACCCTCGTCCTccttagtctgactcgtctccggatgATCCATCAGTCATGttcgaatcttcagaactaaagacttcttcctgctcgtatatactctcatcagaggatatatcttcgaatcAATACACAGGTATCAGTTCTTGGTTATAGATGGCATCTTCGATATCCAgtgtggattcgaatttctTCATCCCTCTTTTTTCGTTGTCGGGGCAGTTGgtagaaatatgcccctttgcaccgcacgtccaacagttgcaatctttgaaactttcatttgttttggcttgggtACGCCTAAAAGTTTTTCTTGTCGGGGTTCATTTTTGAGATAAAAACCCACCCCTCGAtagtccgctccgttggcctgacttgtaaGATCGGACTTTTTGCTTAGACCATATAGTTCTAGGTTTCAAAGAACCTCGCCTTGTTCTTGGTtctctttcatagggttggtacctatttttcttctttttccttctttgaTACAATAATTCCCCACCAATTTCTGTTGGTAGGTCAATATTATCGCAAATAAAAGGAGTTCCTTTGTTGatttttctcaatttcttgagattcctctggacTTTAGCCTACTGACACCATTCTGACAGCTTCTTATGGACATAGGACATTATTCTTGTTGTACTAACGAGAGGAAATGCTCCAGGTGACTTGTAATCGTTGATGAACATTTCCCTctatggacttggaaactttagAAAGAAGAGATCCATAGCGATCTGATCATCAACCAGCCCCATATGTGTATATAAGGCATATAAGcgtagaaattcatcgagagcttttggctccagcACAACCAATCTCAAGCTATAGAGTGCTTGTTGGTATTTGATACGCTTTTCTTCTCCCGCACCTTCAAAGAATGACATTCCAAGAAAGTGAACTTTGAGATATTCTGTTGCCTTTTCAAGAATTTGCCATGGAGATTCTTTGGCAAACAACTCATTCTTTTCGTGGGTTTTGATGTTGTCCCAAAACTATTTTGCCATTCTAGCAAAACTTGCCTCgaatattttgataaattcatcTTTATCATATTCTACTGTGGCAACCACGATCTTCATTGCTGATGCTCATTCATCAATGAGTGATTCCCAATTTTTGAAGCTTGCTTCATCAATATTGAGAACTAAcccatatggatggattggcTCGAGTTTGGCCTTTCCTACAGGGTTTTCTTGTAGTCTGTGCCGTCTTCTGGTCCGTTGGAGGCTGCTTGCTTCGTCACGAACTTCAGCCCTCCTAGAAGTAGTAGGTGGATCTTCTTGTGGTGGGATTTCGGCCTTGGGCTTGAAActtccttggttcatctttagatccacCATATTCAAGTTAGCAAATGATTCAGCTAACCCTTGTAGATATTCTAGTCTGATTCTTTCGAGGTTATTCCTGATTTTTTTCCCTCAAGAACCGGGCTATTTCTTCTGTCTGCAACTTTTTGGGTGCTGCATCAAGTGGTAGAGGATACGTCTGATCTTTGGACCATGAATTCCAAATTTTTTCTGAACATGGTTTTTGCCTTTCGATCTCTTCTACTTTTTTCTTGATATCTCGCAAGAGGATCaagatttcctcttgtttgattgATATCCGGTTCATCTCAAGTGGTAGATCATATAGCTTATTGCTATagtattccaccgtcttttgaatTTTCCGTAGTTCAATGTTTACGGAAGAATCCGGCATGATAGGCCGGTACTTTGGGTAGACAACTCTAGCTTTGTCCTTCTGTTCCACCAGTCGTGAGATGGATGGATATCGGCTCTGGTTTGTTCAATCGCCGCTCTGGTCTCGACAATTTCCATTAGGTGGTCATGATAagtgtagacaattaaatttatcgtcgaattaaatcgtgccacgtgtaaattcatgaattaaatattcaattatattttctattttattaaatgagattttattcctaatttacatagatatataattaatatttaatataatggGCCTATTAGCACTCAAAAGCCTTAAGGTCCATGcatggaggcccaaagcccataaagtcCATGAGGCCCATCTCTAAAGTCTATTAATAGAAGTGTTGGGTGCTCATAAATGACATCTTGGAGGAGGGAAAGGTTGAAGAGCacaagaattctctctagtgtCACAAGTGGAAGAAGTGGAGgattcaagtattcttcaagcattcaagcattattcaaatcttcaagagttcaagaattcaagatcttcaaagcttcaagagttcaagaattcaagatcttcaaagattcaagagttcaagaattcaagatcttcaaagcttcaagtgatcaagcattcaaatcttcaagtgatcaagatctcaaatcttcaagtgatcaaaccttcaaatcttcaagatcgaaaacttcaaggcgttcttacaaaattctaaggacgttcttctccaaatcaaatcaacttcGGCGTGCAATTCAAAATCATGGCTTGAAGCCCTTTGGATTTatcgtcatcaaatcaaatatttcaagaaccttcaaGATTGTTcgagaatcaaatggaagagaagaataaGATGAtcaactagagattgcaacccgcaaAACTCTATCAAATTCTATCatattatctttgtaacgcgcttttgtattttattagattgaaatataaaaatttgtgtttacaaattttggcacgcccagtgggacatctctacctctcatctctactgttcaccaaaaatcttgaacaatGTCTACTCAACCAAATGCAACTGCTCCAGCGTCATCCAAAGCTTCTTCGGAAAGCATTGCTATGATCACGCGAAGCAAAGCGAAATCGATGCAATGAGTGTCTAAGTCGATCTTCCATCTTCCATCAatccatgaagaagatgacaactCTGAAAGAAGCTTCACATTCCCCACCgaaaattatcaactccatgcaagtgtcatgatgacaaaACACTTCCACTATGgaggaacaactcttgaacttgacaaagatggttgaatctctaaccatgcacatccaagagcaagatgcccagattgcaaagctCAAGGGAGAAAAGGGAGAAAAAGGAAATTCAAGCTACACCAACAATGATATAGAAGgcgaagaaagcgaagaagatgaagagtgttaggtccggggggtctcgaataggtgtatgggggggggggaatacacctataggctatttttagctATCTACCAaactcaatcagagggatctcagtcagagattgaaaagcaactttacatgcaaaccagacacctgtttaaccgaaattagttttgaccaacagggttgacgactgatactgaaagctcttcagtaaagagttatcagttaagtcactagaacttaactgatccacgtaagggcttcagtcgtgtttgcaatgatagagatgatatctctcttccttactatcagaggatagttcagtcagattgatatctcacgcagcggaaattaaacttagtttcgaatagcctcggtggagcagatagttggattagggtttctcttgctgttagtcagtgttcagttttatcaattgaaatagcacagttatgaaagtaaaactgaaagctataaataacacagagacttttacgtggttcggaaaaactctttcctacatccacggctggttgatcagaccaacaatccactccgcaagtgcttgcctggtgcactgcaaaccgtaaactgaagataaactctcttcagcacctacacacctcgcgtagggtttccccacctacacacctcgcgtaggatttcagcacctacacaactcgcgtaggatttccctgcaaagcacacctcgtgctcagacttccctttcagagtttagagtaccttcctgaactccgagtcactcaaacactcttatgggggagaggtttaaacgagtgccaactattcttacaaagaacaagttctttgaagcaagtttgacctttggcttctgggtacacataATATATggctagggtctaagagaatgtatgtaatcagcagtgactgattttggctttggaattctcttcttcgattcaagctttgagcggttaagctttaggctgagtagctatttcggcagagcttcagcttatgtcattgaatcggtgaagattgaagtgatcctcgagcgctatttgtaggagaactcttgaatagatccgttggcgtaaatcatcctcaagatttcttccgttggagagcaattcgaatttgggctgaggcttcaatcttcgaggttccttgtctgtgtggaaacggctctctttgaaggacatgagatgtgacatctctgaaaagtagccaccagataggaatgacctctgcagagataagatattgagatatctctgcatttaatgcggctgtactttgagcgtacgtggcttcctctgaacgttggaagatcagtccgaggtggaatgttcaactgatacttgactttagtatcagtctatggcgcgcattaaataatcagtcttcaactgattcttcaactgacacttcagttggtaactccagtcttcagtcttcagtcttcattcttcagtcttcagtcttcgacaccgcaactaaactagaaacgaactctaacacttgagttcaaaacgattctagtctattacatttaagtcctatgaattttggtatcatcaaagcaagggttaggatattccacaaggttcccaacaaagaGAATAACGATGAAGAAATCTCGAAGGAAAAGCcaaagagtgatggaaaaaAGCCTTCAGGAAATGACACTCCCTTCTCGTCTGGTGGCCTCATTCCCAtcgaccaactcaaagagttcatcgaagcaacaATAAAGAATAACTCCGGTGGAAGCTCCAAGTCATCATTGACTTGCTCCAAACCATATACTCGGCGAATTGACAGCATGAGGATGCCTCTTGGCTATCAACCaccaaaatttcaacaatttgaCGGCAAAAAAAATCcaagacaacatgtggctcacTTCATTGAGacatgcaacaacgctggtacttatggagatcaCCTAGCCAAGcagtttgttcgctcattgaAAGGTAATGCTTTTGATTGGTACACCGACTTGGAGCcaaactcaattgatagttgggaGCAACTGGAGCATGAATTCCTCAACCGTTTCTACagcactagaagaactgtcagcatggtggagcTCACAAGTTTGCGCCAATTTAAAGAAGAGCCAATTATTGACTACATTAACCGGTGGAGAAACCTTTGCCTCAACTGCAAGGATCGGCTGGCTGAATCATCTGCCATCGAAATGTGTATCCAAAGAATACATTGGGGATTGCAATATATTTTGCGAGGAATCTAGCCAAAAATATTTGAGGAACTGGCCACTAGAGCTCATGACatggagttgagcatgatggCAAGCGGGATCGAAGGACCACCAATCCAGGAGTCTCGCAAGttcaagccagaattcaagaaaTGAGGAAAGCCAGCTGACAAAGCACCAAAGAAGGAGTCTGTGGCAGTGAAAGCAACTTCCGTGAAATTTCTAAAGAAAGAAACTAGTAAAAAAGGCAACCAGAACACTCCACGAGACAATCAGAACTCTGCCCGAGACGTGGGACAAATAAGACctaccttgaaagaaatgcaacaaaagcaataccctttcttagactctgatgtcTCCGAGATATTTGATGATTTGCTTAAAGAGAGACTTATCGAGCTACCTgaaatgaagcgaccaaatgaagcagggagGACAGACGATTCAAATTACtgcaaataccatcgtctggttgggcaccccatacatgattgcttcatcttcaagGACAGGGTTATGCGGCTAGCTcgagaagggaaaatatctcttgaagaagacACTGCTGCTGTAAATATGGTCTCCTccgacttgaatgacataatagaaggtattgaagctctgtatgatacatccaaccaagtagatgaagaacctgagCTAAATATGGATGAAGACGATGatgcattggcaatcacattctccaatgaagaTTTGCAGCTTGGATCTGAACCTCATAACAggccattgttcgtgagttgttatacacaggagtagaagg
This window encodes:
- the LOC131025358 gene encoding uncharacterized protein LOC131025358, with the protein product MDHPETSQTKEDEGIHFQKDDQDGYTSHSLIPQHKVVEKLVDKIKNKIMDIKTFQGFSRGRLDQVLQSLSPFKRKHHVFFGTTSRKLALPIEMTNNQVEIQLIPAEDVPRDLSKMKLEAAKAMKWIHIGAIQLVIKSSLSPGTDTPIDIVICDKRITNSRDAVLGAFSGNLYAKQIKAIDTSDFWRLEALRSRSRAKSDKKLTS